TGCAATGTTCGCGGGTGCAATAGCATCAATGACGCGACTTGATCCAGCGTAGCCACGCCGGCGGGCAGGGATCGCACTATCAACGCGGACACAGCGTCGTGGAACGCGACATTCGGATTTCGACCTGCCATGAAGCGCACGGCAAGGTCGTACGCCAGCGGATCTACACGAGGTAGATGGCGATGCATGACCCCACGCGGAAAAGTCAGTAAATTCCGGTCCGAGCCGAACTCGACAGAACACCCGAAATAGTCTGTGTATACACGCATCTCGGAGATGCGTGGATGCTGGAACGAGATATGCGTCGGATGGAAGTCGTGGCCGGCCATCATCCGGAACGTCTGAAGCGTAACTCCCAGTGCCAGTTCCACGACGTGCGACCGGTGCGGCAGTCGATGCAGCACGGTGTCGAGCCCATAGGACACTTCGGTGTCCCCCATAATCAGCTCGACCGCCAACGCTGGGCTGTACACGTGGGCGTATCGAGCAACACCGTGCAACGCGTCGCCGATTGTCTCGGCACTGCGCACCGCGATCGCCACCGGGCCGAGGATGTCCGGGTCTTGCCTGCTCGCGAGCCTGAGAGCGAAGTCCGGCGTCCCTAGCTCCTGCGCGCAGAGTCCGAGCAACGTAGACAACGCACTGAACGGTACGAAGTTGTCGTAGGTGCCGATGATGGCCGGATTGATGCCTACCCGATCGCAATACTCGTGCGAATCTCCGCCGAGTTCGGAAATCAACTCGGGCAGCCGGGTCAGTGACGAGGCGCTGATGAGATCGGCCATGTGTCGAAATGTAAATAAATTGGCGCCTGATGTCAATTTTACTTACGCCTGGGCAGTGATGATCGACACAGGTTGGATTGTTCAACGTCGAACGCCGTCCCTGGAGGAGCCAAAAATGACATCACTCACCGACCGAACTGCGCTGTTCATCGACGGAGCGTGGAGAGCGCCGGACAGTTCCGAAACCATCCGAGTCGTATCGCCTTTCACGGAGCAGGAGATAGGCTCGTTCCCCGCTTCCGCGCCGACGGACGTCGACGCAGCGGTATCAGCGGCTCGAAAAGCATTGCGGCGGGCCGACTGGGCCGAACTTTCACCCGCCGAACGTGCGGGTGCCATCCGCAGGTTCGCCGACGAACTCGAAAAACGATCCGAAGACCGCGCGGTGACGGTCACCCACCAGAACGGCATGCCCATCGAGCTTGCCCGCTTCGCCGAGGGTGCCGCGCCCGTCCAGCTTTTGCGCTATTACGCAGGACTCGCCGAGTCGACGCCCACCGAAGAGCGGCGCGCCAGCCAACCGATTCCGGGCACGACAATCGTGCGACGAGAGCCCGTCGGGGTTGTCGCTGCCATAGCGCCCTGGAACTTCCCGGCTGTGCTTTCGATGTTCAAGATCGCCCCGGCTCTTGCGGCGGGCTGCACCGTCGTCCTCAAGCCGTCGCCCGAAACTACTTTGGATTCCTACGTATTGGCCGAAGCCGCCATCGCGGCAGAACTTCCCGCGGGCGTCATCAACATCGTCACTGGTGGACCGGACATCGGTCAGTATCTCGTCGCGCATCCCGGCGTCGACAAGGTCGCGTTCACCGGATCGACGGCGGCCGGTCGACACATCGGCACGGTATGTGGCGGAATGCTTCGCCCCGTTACCTTGGAGTTGGGTGGCAAGTCGGCGGCCCTGGTTCTCGACGACGCGGACGTCGAGGAGACGGTGACCGGTCTGGCAACGGCATCACTGCTCAACAGTGGGCAGACGTGCTATATGTCGACTCGAATTTTGGTTCCGCGCAGCCACAGTCAAGCCTACATCGACGCCATCACTGCCATGGCTGAGAGTCTGCAGGTCGGCGATCCGATGGACCCGTCGACGTTCGTCGGTCCGATGGTGAGCGCAAGGCAACAGGAACGCGTGCTGTCCTTGATCGACCAGGGTCGCTCGGAGGGCGGAACTGTCACCACCGGTGGCGGACGCCCTACCGATCTCGACACCGGATTCTTCGTGCAGCCCACGGTGTTCGCTGATGTCGACAATGCCAGCACCATCGCACGGCAGGAGGTGTTCGGGCCGGTACTGTCCGTTATTGCCTACGACGACGTCGATGATGCTGTCGCACTTGCCAACGACTCCGAGTACGGCCTCGGTGGGACTGTGTGGACCTCCGACGAGG
The nucleotide sequence above comes from Rhodococcus sp. KBS0724. Encoded proteins:
- a CDS encoding aldehyde dehydrogenase — protein: MTSLTDRTALFIDGAWRAPDSSETIRVVSPFTEQEIGSFPASAPTDVDAAVSAARKALRRADWAELSPAERAGAIRRFADELEKRSEDRAVTVTHQNGMPIELARFAEGAAPVQLLRYYAGLAESTPTEERRASQPIPGTTIVRREPVGVVAAIAPWNFPAVLSMFKIAPALAAGCTVVLKPSPETTLDSYVLAEAAIAAELPAGVINIVTGGPDIGQYLVAHPGVDKVAFTGSTAAGRHIGTVCGGMLRPVTLELGGKSAALVLDDADVEETVTGLATASLLNSGQTCYMSTRILVPRSHSQAYIDAITAMAESLQVGDPMDPSTFVGPMVSARQQERVLSLIDQGRSEGGTVTTGGGRPTDLDTGFFVQPTVFADVDNASTIARQEVFGPVLSVIAYDDVDDAVALANDSEYGLGGTVWTSDEERGIAVARRVETGSFGVNTFNLDWGSPFGGVKASGLGRELGPEGLASYQQLKSIFLASS
- a CDS encoding AraC family transcriptional regulator, with product MADLISASSLTRLPELISELGGDSHEYCDRVGINPAIIGTYDNFVPFSALSTLLGLCAQELGTPDFALRLASRQDPDILGPVAIAVRSAETIGDALHGVARYAHVYSPALAVELIMGDTEVSYGLDTVLHRLPHRSHVVELALGVTLQTFRMMAGHDFHPTHISFQHPRISEMRVYTDYFGCSVEFGSDRNLLTFPRGVMHRHLPRVDPLAYDLAVRFMAGRNPNVAFHDAVSALIVRSLPAGVATLDQVASLMLLHPRTLQRRLASEGRTFESLVDDSRRELAHSLLANTDVPLSAVSRQLGYSEPSTLTRSCKRWFSTTPLAKRRELAGQSRWLSR